A single Campylobacter hyointestinalis subsp. hyointestinalis DNA region contains:
- the cysK gene encoding cysteine synthase A, which produces MKIANNVKELIGNTPLVKINKFGNNATILAKCEFLNPSHSVKDRVAFNMIKRAMEDGKIDKNSVIIEPTSGNTGVGLAMVCAELGLKMMLTMPSSMSVERQKLLKAFGAKLVLTEPKYGMQGAVDKALELAKENPNSFIPSQFDNPANPEMHKITTAVEILNDTDGKVDIFVAGFGTGGTVSGVGAALKERNPNIKIIAVEPEKSPLITKGEAGPHAIQGIGANFIPKNLNQSIIDEFITVSNEDAMNTTKALARTEGLLVGISSGANVYAAKTIAERKENQGKTIVTVLCDTGERYLSTTVFDD; this is translated from the coding sequence ATGAAAATAGCAAACAACGTAAAAGAGTTGATCGGAAATACACCTCTTGTAAAAATAAATAAATTCGGAAACAATGCAACAATACTTGCAAAATGCGAATTTTTAAATCCTAGCCATTCGGTTAAAGATAGAGTAGCTTTCAATATGATAAAGCGTGCTATGGAAGATGGAAAAATAGATAAAAACAGCGTCATCATAGAGCCTACTAGCGGAAATACCGGAGTTGGACTAGCTATGGTTTGCGCAGAGCTCGGTCTTAAGATGATGCTTACTATGCCAAGCTCAATGAGCGTAGAACGACAAAAACTACTAAAAGCATTTGGAGCTAAGCTAGTTTTAACAGAACCAAAATACGGTATGCAAGGCGCAGTAGACAAGGCATTAGAGCTTGCAAAAGAAAACCCAAACAGTTTTATACCAAGTCAATTTGACAATCCAGCAAACCCTGAGATGCATAAAATAACAACCGCAGTTGAAATTTTAAACGATACTGATGGCAAAGTAGATATTTTCGTAGCTGGTTTTGGAACAGGAGGAACGGTTAGTGGTGTAGGGGCAGCGCTAAAAGAGCGCAATCCAAATATAAAGATCATAGCAGTCGAGCCTGAAAAATCGCCTCTTATAACAAAAGGCGAAGCAGGACCTCACGCCATACAAGGCATAGGAGCTAACTTTATACCTAAAAATCTAAACCAAAGCATCATAGACGAGTTTATTACCGTATCGAATGAAGACGCTATGAATACGACAAAAGCACTAGCAAGAACTGAAGGTCTTTTAGTAGGAATTTCAAGCGGTGCAAATGTTTATGCAGCTAAAACTATAGCAGAGAGAAAAGAAAATCAAGGCAAGACTATAGTAACGGTACTTTGTGATACTGGAGAGAGATATCTTTCTACAACCGTATTTGATGATTAA
- a CDS encoding fumarylacetoacetate hydrolase family protein: MKLLTYSINGVDKVGVIGFDDSVLDISLAGIYKKDMNDLIVTSTKDELSKLRELSQKSGGLNLKNITKRAVIPHPLQDVICLGINFIEHAVESYNFKKIKFDGKREYPVYFSKRVNEAVADGGTILSHSDITKSLDYEAELALIISKDAKNVSKDKALEYVFGWSIINDISSRDIQNKHKQWYYGKSLDRSLPFGPWIVTSDELDVSSLDIKSFVNGELRQNSNTSKLIFDAAYVISDLSKGMTLKAGTIISLGTPSGVGMGFTPPKFLNSGDEIVCFIEGIGELKNIIL; this comes from the coding sequence ATGAAGCTTTTGACATATAGTATAAACGGTGTTGATAAAGTTGGAGTGATCGGCTTTGATGATAGTGTGTTAGATATTTCTTTAGCTGGAATTTACAAAAAGGATATGAATGATCTTATAGTAACTAGCACTAAAGATGAGCTAAGCAAGCTAAGAGAGCTAAGCCAAAAAAGTGGAGGTCTAAACCTAAAAAATATCACGAAAAGAGCCGTTATACCTCATCCTTTACAAGACGTGATATGTCTAGGTATAAATTTTATTGAACATGCTGTTGAGTCATATAATTTTAAAAAGATTAAATTTGATGGCAAAAGAGAGTATCCGGTATATTTTTCAAAACGTGTAAATGAAGCAGTCGCTGATGGCGGTACTATTTTATCTCATAGCGATATCACGAAATCTTTGGATTATGAAGCAGAGCTAGCCCTCATCATATCAAAAGATGCCAAGAACGTTTCTAAGGACAAAGCACTTGAGTATGTATTTGGCTGGTCTATCATAAATGATATAAGCTCTAGAGATATACAAAACAAGCATAAGCAGTGGTATTATGGTAAAAGTTTAGACAGATCTTTGCCATTTGGTCCTTGGATAGTGACTAGCGATGAGCTGGACGTTTCGAGTTTGGATATCAAATCATTTGTCAATGGCGAGCTAAGACAAAACTCAAATACTTCAAAACTCATTTTTGACGCGGCTTATGTTATAAGCGATCTTAGCAAAGGTATGACGTTAAAAGCGGGAACTATCATATCTTTGGGTACGCCAAGTGGAGTTGGTATGGGATTTACTCCGCCGAAGTTTTTAAACAGCGGCGATGAAATAGTCTGCTTTATAGAGGGCATAGGTGAGCTAAAAAACATTATTTTATAG
- a CDS encoding heavy metal translocating P-type ATPase: MQRISIASKIGNRIRFICDDLNRLSDERGLEADILKFDEITNVRVNKAAKSIIVTHNSSLNVILRRLQSIEIKKLKNKKEEPSKAEIYKSIAILVFSALNNNAKFNKLASLYGSINLLKAGSYELFSEGLTSKTLEALAVSVSLARGDYGAANGTNLLLNLGEYIEESTVHKSDDLIKELAKPSIKEAWIEIKKDGKNELVLVNTNGIKKGDIVVVSTGESIAIDGYIVEGSASINQVSMTGEAQPVKKERGDLVMSGTIVEEGRIKIWAELIGDETTTNRIKKYIQSSLNEKSNIGLKATKLANKLVPVTLGLAGLSYLINKNTMSMASVLQADYSCALKLATPVAFKTSISRCGRDGILIKGAKAIEALSAADTFVFDKTGTLTYGNLSVSEIYSFDENISPNELLNLSASAEEHYFHPVAEAIVKAAHQRGFHHIHHEEVEFIVAHGVKTTVKGKEVIIGSRHFLEDDEMVDFRAHKDRLDILENSGPALLYIAYDKKLIGVIALKDEIRANAKDCISKLKEYGVKEIIMLSGDIKSKAEEVAKNLGIDRVFANCLPTDKAKIIENLRNSGKKVAFIGDGINDAPSLVKANVGISMSKGADIAKASADISLLKDDICSVAKVKLIANKTMDKINTNFKATVGINSAILLGATLGKLNPIQTAVLHNGTTIALLLNSLNTRNTNAR; encoded by the coding sequence ATGCAAAGAATTAGCATTGCCAGCAAAATCGGCAATAGAATTAGATTTATATGCGATGACTTAAACAGGCTTAGCGACGAAAGAGGATTAGAAGCAGATATCCTTAAATTCGACGAGATTACAAACGTAAGAGTAAATAAAGCTGCAAAAAGTATCATCGTAACTCATAATTCTAGTTTAAATGTAATACTTAGGCGTTTGCAAAGTATAGAAATAAAAAAGTTAAAAAATAAAAAAGAAGAGCCCAGCAAAGCCGAAATTTATAAATCGATAGCTATTTTAGTGTTTAGTGCTTTAAATAATAATGCTAAATTTAATAAATTAGCTTCATTATATGGTTCGATAAATTTACTAAAAGCTGGATCTTATGAGCTATTTAGCGAAGGTCTTACTAGCAAAACGCTTGAGGCTTTAGCAGTCAGTGTTAGCCTTGCAAGAGGAGACTACGGAGCGGCAAATGGTACAAATTTGCTTTTAAATTTGGGCGAATATATAGAAGAAAGCACCGTCCATAAAAGTGACGATCTCATAAAAGAACTAGCAAAACCTAGCATAAAAGAGGCTTGGATAGAGATAAAAAAAGACGGTAAAAACGAGCTAGTTTTGGTAAATACGAATGGTATAAAAAAAGGAGATATTGTAGTAGTATCTACTGGCGAGAGCATAGCTATCGACGGATATATCGTAGAAGGAAGCGCAAGTATAAACCAAGTCAGTATGACCGGAGAAGCCCAGCCTGTAAAAAAAGAGCGAGGCGATCTTGTTATGAGCGGTACTATAGTCGAAGAAGGACGTATAAAAATATGGGCTGAGCTCATAGGAGACGAAACGACGACGAATCGTATCAAAAAATACATCCAGTCAAGCCTAAACGAAAAATCAAACATAGGGCTAAAAGCTACAAAACTAGCCAATAAATTAGTCCCGGTCACCTTAGGACTTGCAGGACTTAGCTATTTGATAAATAAAAACACTATGTCAATGGCTTCTGTATTACAAGCAGATTATTCGTGCGCTCTTAAGCTAGCAACTCCGGTTGCTTTTAAAACCAGCATTAGTAGATGCGGAAGAGATGGAATACTCATAAAAGGTGCAAAAGCTATAGAAGCGTTAAGCGCAGCTGATACTTTTGTATTTGACAAAACAGGAACGCTAACTTATGGAAACTTAAGCGTAAGCGAAATTTATAGCTTCGATGAAAACATAAGCCCAAATGAGCTTTTAAATTTAAGTGCAAGCGCCGAAGAACACTATTTTCATCCAGTAGCAGAAGCCATAGTAAAAGCAGCACACCAAAGAGGCTTTCATCATATACATCATGAAGAAGTTGAATTTATAGTAGCTCATGGAGTAAAGACGACTGTAAAAGGCAAAGAGGTTATCATAGGTAGTCGTCACTTTTTAGAAGATGATGAAATGGTGGATTTTAGAGCGCACAAAGACAGGCTAGACATTTTAGAAAATAGCGGTCCAGCTCTACTTTATATAGCTTATGATAAAAAGCTCATAGGAGTTATAGCTTTAAAAGACGAGATAAGAGCTAATGCAAAAGATTGCATCTCAAAACTAAAAGAATACGGCGTAAAAGAGATAATAATGCTAAGCGGAGATATAAAAAGCAAAGCTGAAGAAGTTGCAAAAAATCTAGGTATAGACAGAGTCTTTGCAAACTGTTTGCCTACTGATAAAGCAAAGATTATCGAAAATTTAAGAAATTCAGGTAAAAAAGTAGCTTTCATAGGAGACGGGATAAATGACGCTCCAAGCTTAGTTAAAGCCAATGTCGGCATAAGTATGAGTAAAGGCGCAGATATCGCAAAAGCGAGTGCAGATATAAGTCTTTTAAAAGACGATATATGCTCAGTAGCAAAAGTAAAGCTCATAGCAAACAAAACAATGGATAAGATAAATACAAATTTCAAAGCTACAGTAGGTATAAATTCAGCCATTTTACTAGGAGCTACTCTTGGTAAGCTAAACCCTATCCAAACCGCAGTTTTACACAATGGAACAACCATAGCGCTACTTTTAAATTCACTAAATACGAGGAACACTAATGCAAGATAA
- a CDS encoding HMA2 domain-containing protein, translating into MGSNIDILKQVADYCSLIHSTPGRIRVRVSPKIKDLQNEVNLHKLDEIIEKIEGIHSVKFNKMVGSITILYDNHKFPQEIWHDLLNGINLENISQKINQIKKEYHANEFK; encoded by the coding sequence ATGGGCTCAAACATAGATATATTAAAACAAGTAGCTGATTACTGCTCTTTGATCCATAGCACTCCTGGACGTATTAGAGTTAGAGTTTCTCCAAAAATAAAAGACCTACAAAACGAAGTAAATTTACATAAATTAGATGAAATTATAGAGAAAATAGAAGGCATACATAGCGTAAAATTTAATAAAATGGTAGGCTCTATAACGATTCTTTACGACAATCATAAATTTCCACAAGAAATTTGGCACGATCTGCTAAATGGCATAAATTTAGAAAATATCTCTCAAAAGATAAACCAAATCAAAAAGGAATATCATGCAAACGAATTTAAATAA
- a CDS encoding RrF2 family transcriptional regulator, translating to MSLLSTKGVYGLMSIYEISKGDGQNPVSLKDISTNIGVSKNYLEQVLNALRNSGFVGSIKGLKGGYFLLKTLDEITFYDVFKCIENDFCLTPGYSKHATYDLLFREYDDKLTELFKEPLSSFKKYQAEAKKYLNYVI from the coding sequence ATGAGCTTACTAAGTACAAAAGGTGTTTATGGATTGATGTCGATTTATGAGATATCAAAAGGCGATGGACAAAATCCTGTTTCTTTAAAAGACATATCTACAAATATAGGAGTTTCAAAAAACTACCTAGAGCAAGTCTTGAACGCACTAAGAAACAGCGGTTTCGTAGGTAGTATCAAAGGGCTTAAAGGCGGATACTTCCTGCTCAAAACGCTAGACGAGATAACGTTTTATGATGTTTTTAAATGTATCGAAAACGATTTTTGCTTGACACCTGGGTATTCAAAACATGCGACTTATGATCTGCTATTTAGAGAATACGACGACAAGCTTACAGAATTGTTCAAAGAGCCACTAAGTAGTTTTAAAAAGTACCAAGCAGAAGCTAAAAAATACTTAAACTATGTAATATAA
- a CDS encoding aspartate aminotransferase family protein, translating to MLMQNYARVGLGFKCGKGSVLWDLNGEDYIDFASGIGVCSLGHAHKKLAKTISKQAHTLLHTSNIYKIKPQEELADKISRLLGSPYYLFFANSGAEANECAIKLARKYGNSFENKKYEIITLGNSFHGRTIATLKLTGQEKFHPNDFAPYPDAFKFFNSIDEIIENIGENTVAVMVELVQGEGGINPLKKEEIQKLAKVLKEKNLLFITDEVQCGIYRTGEFATSKLYDVEPDIITFAKGLGGGVAIGACASRQDIFKPGDHGSTFGGNFLASSAGICVLNELEKMKKTGKLDITIAKFTKKLDNMVDLFPDIFEKRVGLGLMQGLVLKDPQNLSKIFNKALEHRVLVLKSGKNTVRFLPPLNINKKEIKQGFKRLEMAISDL from the coding sequence ATGTTGATGCAAAATTATGCTAGGGTAGGTTTAGGTTTTAAATGCGGTAAAGGCTCTGTACTATGGGATCTTAACGGAGAAGATTATATAGATTTTGCAAGTGGTATAGGAGTTTGTTCTTTAGGGCACGCGCATAAAAAATTAGCAAAAACCATCTCAAAACAAGCTCATACTCTTTTACATACTTCAAATATATATAAAATAAAACCTCAAGAAGAGTTAGCAGATAAAATCTCAAGACTTTTAGGCAGTCCGTATTATCTATTTTTTGCAAATTCAGGGGCTGAAGCAAATGAGTGTGCTATAAAACTTGCCAGAAAATATGGTAATAGTTTTGAAAACAAAAAATATGAGATTATCACGTTAGGAAATTCATTTCACGGTAGGACAATTGCGACTTTAAAACTTACTGGACAAGAAAAATTTCATCCAAATGATTTTGCGCCATATCCAGATGCTTTTAAATTTTTTAACTCCATAGATGAGATCATCGAAAATATAGGTGAAAATACTGTAGCAGTCATGGTAGAGCTGGTCCAAGGTGAAGGCGGAATAAATCCTTTAAAAAAGGAAGAAATTCAAAAGCTAGCCAAAGTCCTGAAAGAAAAAAATCTTTTATTTATCACCGATGAAGTTCAATGCGGAATTTATAGAACAGGAGAGTTTGCGACAAGTAAGCTTTATGATGTTGAGCCAGATATCATAACCTTTGCAAAAGGTCTTGGTGGAGGCGTAGCCATAGGAGCGTGCGCAAGCAGGCAAGATATCTTTAAGCCAGGTGATCACGGAAGTACTTTTGGTGGAAATTTTTTGGCGAGTAGTGCTGGAATATGTGTCTTAAATGAGTTAGAAAAGATGAAAAAAACAGGAAAATTAGATATCACTATCGCCAAATTTACAAAAAAACTTGATAATATGGTCGATCTTTTTCCAGATATTTTTGAAAAAAGAGTAGGGCTTGGGCTTATGCAAGGTCTTGTTTTAAAAGATCCACAAAATTTAAGCAAGATCTTTAATAAAGCTTTAGAACATAGAGTTTTGGTTCTCAAATCAGGAAAAAATACAGTGAGATTTTTACCACCTTTAAATATCAATAAGAAAGAGATCAAACAAGGTTTTAAACGCTTAGAAATGGCCATTTCGGATCTATAA
- a CDS encoding M23 family metallopeptidase, producing the protein MNFAKNLTINDKFTPWLKHPTKPGFMIAFIPVDYNASGVMSIKNTINDTVGHTEFVISKKDYKTEDITSIINKFKIDDKTAELIKKEKINMQKIYNTVSGDIYFDSNFIKPLNSFVTSEFGSIRVVNGSFNHYHNGMDFRAKVGQKVISSNSGIVRVASFKHDSGHSVVIDHGGGIYTQYFHLSKVFVKPGIKVAKGDVLGLSGASGMVSGSHLHFGVVVNGVQVNPSVFIEKTDNLFN; encoded by the coding sequence GTGAACTTCGCTAAAAATCTTACTATAAATGATAAATTTACTCCTTGGCTAAAACATCCTACGAAACCCGGTTTTATGATAGCTTTTATACCAGTAGATTATAATGCCAGTGGAGTTATGAGCATAAAAAATACTATAAACGATACCGTGGGGCATACTGAGTTTGTCATATCTAAAAAAGATTATAAAACAGAAGATATAACCTCTATAATCAATAAATTTAAGATAGACGATAAAACAGCAGAGCTAATAAAAAAAGAAAAAATAAATATGCAAAAAATTTATAATACTGTTAGTGGCGATATATATTTTGATAGTAATTTTATCAAACCATTAAATAGCTTTGTAACAAGCGAATTTGGAAGTATTAGAGTGGTGAACGGAAGCTTTAATCACTACCACAATGGTATGGATTTTAGAGCCAAAGTAGGGCAAAAAGTCATCAGCTCAAATTCTGGTATAGTTCGCGTAGCGAGCTTCAAACATGATAGCGGACATAGTGTAGTCATAGATCATGGTGGTGGGATCTATACGCAGTATTTTCATCTAAGCAAAGTGTTTGTAAAACCTGGTATAAAAGTAGCCAAAGGTGATGTTTTAGGGCTTAGCGGTGCTTCCGGTATGGTTAGCGGCTCACATTTGCACTTTGGCGTGGTGGTAAATGGTGTGCAAGTAAATCCGTCTGTTTTTATAGAAAAAACTGATAATTTATTTAATTAA
- the fliL gene encoding flagellar basal body-associated protein FliL, translating into MAEEVKEEVKKKGGNVLLIAVIGILVFLLIIGGLVAFIMLGSSDENAAARQPQATTTQGPAPSPKQRSNDFFNIDPMYPMDQFLVNLLSESGSRFLKTALNLELSEETLAPEIDKKKPLIRDIIIRTLSSKTYEDVSTAKGKERLKDELVTKINETLRDGYIKNVYFTDFIVQ; encoded by the coding sequence ATGGCAGAAGAAGTAAAAGAAGAAGTAAAGAAAAAGGGCGGAAACGTACTACTTATAGCAGTTATAGGTATACTTGTGTTTTTACTGATCATAGGTGGTTTAGTTGCCTTTATAATGCTTGGATCAAGTGATGAAAATGCTGCTGCAAGGCAGCCTCAAGCTACTACTACACAAGGTCCAGCTCCTAGCCCAAAACAGAGGTCAAATGACTTTTTTAATATAGATCCGATGTATCCTATGGATCAGTTTTTAGTAAATTTACTTAGCGAAAGCGGTTCTAGATTTCTAAAAACGGCTTTAAATTTAGAACTTAGTGAAGAGACTCTTGCCCCAGAGATAGACAAGAAAAAACCTCTCATAAGAGATATTATCATAAGAACTTTATCATCAAAAACTTACGAGGATGTAAGCACGGCAAAAGGTAAAGAGCGACTTAAAGATGAGCTTGTAACAAAGATAAATGAGACCTTAAGAGACGGTTATATCAAAAATGTTTATTTCACCGATTTTATAGTTCAATGA
- a CDS encoding trimeric intracellular cation channel family protein, protein MEAFLLAEYVGIASAALSGFLFGIKRGCDWLGVFLAAFLTALGGGLMRDVIVGRPAYSFTHFMPVIIVIGVMIFAILFKFHHEDRQGLEKKFIFIMTDAVDVISFSIVGSIVALEYGLNIFGVILVAFCNGVGGGILRDVLLNEVPWFLKTGLYGTISMSIGLIYYFMSLFELTNIYWIMILFVFGIVIRLCAYYRNWHLPEIHYKE, encoded by the coding sequence ATGGAAGCATTTTTACTAGCTGAGTACGTAGGTATAGCTTCGGCTGCGCTGAGCGGTTTTTTGTTCGGGATCAAGCGAGGTTGTGATTGGCTCGGCGTTTTTTTAGCTGCGTTTTTAACTGCGCTTGGTGGCGGACTTATGAGAGATGTTATAGTTGGACGTCCGGCGTATTCATTTACTCATTTTATGCCAGTTATTATCGTCATCGGCGTGATGATTTTTGCTATATTGTTTAAATTTCATCACGAAGATAGACAAGGGCTTGAGAAAAAATTTATATTTATTATGACTGATGCGGTTGATGTGATAAGCTTTTCCATAGTAGGTTCTATCGTAGCTCTTGAGTATGGACTAAATATCTTTGGTGTGATACTTGTGGCATTTTGCAACGGAGTTGGGGGCGGTATTTTAAGAGATGTGCTACTAAATGAAGTTCCTTGGTTTTTAAAAACCGGACTTTATGGAACTATCAGTATGAGCATCGGTCTTATATATTATTTTATGAGTTTGTTTGAACTTACAAATATATACTGGATTATGATTTTATTTGTATTTGGTATTGTTATCAGACTTTGTGCTTACTATAGAAATTGGCATTTGCCAGAAATTCATTATAAGGAGTAG
- the acpS gene encoding holo-ACP synthase, translated as MIGIDIIKIDRITKAKSKFEDKFLSKFLSLNEIQIAKNDASLAGFWAAKEAVSKALGCGICAEFGFLDVEIYKDNKGAPKLKFEPDVIHKFGIKNSSLSITHDGGFAIAAVIIEN; from the coding sequence ATGATCGGTATAGATATAATAAAAATTGATAGGATAACCAAAGCTAAAAGTAAATTTGAAGATAAATTTTTATCTAAATTTTTATCTTTAAACGAGATACAAATCGCTAAAAACGATGCTAGTTTAGCTGGATTTTGGGCTGCAAAAGAGGCGGTCTCAAAAGCTCTTGGTTGCGGGATATGCGCCGAGTTTGGCTTTTTAGATGTGGAAATTTATAAAGATAACAAAGGCGCTCCAAAGCTTAAATTTGAGCCTGATGTAATACATAAATTCGGGATAAAAAATAGCAGTCTTAGCATCACGCACGATGGCGGATTTGCCATCGCTGCTGTGATTATAGAAAATTAA
- a CDS encoding sensor histidine kinase, with protein sequence MLNKKYFLPIFLLYTITSSLFLIFFTLSYYKTTKDDIYKKTAHELRAYASEIEFMLRINGGYEEILNLQNEYEINLFDIKSGRYIIKKFDKPEFKNKFYNDDHYMYYSDDIHSRRRMVELNLDIRTSGPKQSIDALFLRTSVIFVVVLLAIFIIAYFIVRLSYLPLLNQIKTLNNFITDTTHEINTPLSVILMSTEMFDKNPTKYLENIKIAAKTLSHLYSDLSLNLKNEPNHIETLNLKDILEKRIQIFELSAANKGITIISKFEDVKINTDSSKFKKIFDNLLSNAIKYAFKNSDVVVSLDSSTLSVVNHGNVIEKENLSKIYDKFSRFDTQNGGFGIGLSLVKRYCDDLGFEVYCQSANEKTEFSVKFKNKYKKA encoded by the coding sequence ATGCTTAATAAAAAATACTTTCTTCCTATATTTTTACTTTATACTATAACTAGTAGTCTATTTTTGATATTTTTTACACTTTCATACTATAAGACCACAAAAGATGATATATATAAAAAAACAGCTCATGAGCTAAGAGCATATGCAAGCGAGATAGAGTTTATGCTACGTATAAACGGTGGCTATGAGGAAATTTTAAATTTACAAAATGAGTATGAGATAAATCTTTTTGATATAAAATCTGGTAGGTATATAATAAAAAAATTTGATAAACCAGAATTTAAAAACAAATTTTATAATGACGATCACTATATGTATTATTCGGACGATATTCATTCAAGAAGAAGAATGGTGGAGCTAAACTTAGACATCAGGACATCTGGTCCAAAGCAAAGCATAGACGCTCTGTTTTTGCGTACTAGCGTGATATTTGTAGTTGTTTTACTAGCGATATTTATCATAGCTTATTTTATAGTAAGACTCTCGTATCTACCGCTTTTAAATCAGATAAAAACGCTAAATAATTTTATCACAGATACGACTCACGAGATAAATACTCCTCTTAGCGTGATCTTGATGAGCACTGAAATGTTTGATAAAAATCCTACGAAATATCTTGAAAATATCAAAATAGCAGCTAAAACATTATCGCATTTATATAGCGATCTTTCGCTAAATTTAAAAAATGAACCAAATCATATAGAAACTTTAAATTTAAAAGATATTCTCGAAAAACGTATCCAGATATTTGAACTAAGTGCCGCAAATAAAGGCATAACTATAATATCTAAATTTGAAGACGTTAAGATAAATACCGATAGTTCTAAATTTAAAAAGATATTTGATAATCTTTTATCAAATGCTATCAAATACGCCTTTAAAAACTCAGATGTTGTAGTGAGTTTGGATAGCTCCACTCTTAGCGTGGTAAATCATGGAAATGTCATAGAAAAAGAGAATTTGAGTAAGATATATGATAAATTTAGCAGGTTTGATACTCAAAATGGCGGTTTTGGCATAGGACTTAGCCTAGTCAAACGCTACTGCGACGATCTTGGGTTTGAAGTTTATTGTCAAAGTGCTAATGAAAAAACCGAGTTTAGCGTCAAATTTAAAAACAAGTATAAAAAAGCTTGA
- a CDS encoding response regulator transcription factor gives MNKILVLEDELMLADMMSSYLESFGYEITLSDNYDEALSFAYENHFDLLIFDVKIIGGNGFDLLDELRNSGVKTPCIFTTSLNGINDVTKGFKAGCDDYIKKPFELAELLLRVENILKRNFCQNSQDIVINEHLKFDILQKRLLKDDKPVLLSKKESKLLALFLQNKNRILSREEIYSQIWDYDELPSELSLRVYVRNLRKIVGEDRIISHSKLGYEYA, from the coding sequence ATGAACAAAATCCTAGTTTTAGAAGATGAGCTGATGCTCGCCGATATGATGAGTTCATATCTGGAGAGCTTTGGCTATGAAATTACGCTAAGTGATAATTACGATGAAGCACTGAGTTTTGCCTATGAAAATCATTTTGATCTTTTGATCTTTGATGTTAAGATCATAGGCGGAAACGGTTTTGACTTGCTTGATGAGTTAAGAAACTCAGGCGTAAAAACTCCTTGCATTTTTACTACTTCGTTAAATGGTATAAATGACGTCACAAAAGGCTTTAAAGCAGGATGTGATGACTACATAAAAAAACCGTTTGAACTAGCCGAGCTTTTACTTAGGGTAGAAAATATCCTTAAAAGAAACTTTTGCCAAAATTCACAAGACATTGTTATAAATGAACATTTAAAATTTGATATACTTCAAAAAAGACTGTTAAAAGACGACAAGCCTGTTTTGCTCTCTAAAAAAGAGAGTAAGCTATTAGCTCTTTTTTTACAAAATAAAAATAGAATTCTTTCAAGAGAGGAGATTTACTCTCAAATTTGGGATTATGACGAGCTACCTAGCGAGCTAAGTTTAAGGGTTTATGTAAGAAATTTAAGGAAGATAGTCGGAGAAGATAGGATCATAAGTCACTCTAAACTCGGATACGAATATGCTTAA